In Nitrobacteraceae bacterium AZCC 1564, the following proteins share a genomic window:
- a CDS encoding glutathione S-transferase (product_source=KO:K00799; cath_funfam=1.20.1050.10,3.40.30.10; cog=COG0625; ko=KO:K00799; pfam=PF02798,PF14497; superfamily=47616,52833) — MYQLHYYPANASAAPHMVLEEMGASYELKFVDRAVNAQKSKEYLKINPNGRIPTLVDGNLALFEAAAIVLHLLDQNPQAGLAPKVGTPERSKFNQWLIFLTNSLQEELMIYQYPDRLTGNNAEATEVVRRGAEARASVFLDVIEKHLSANGPLFLGNTLSAVDFYFVMLCRWARPMTKPPRLRPNIAKLLDKVTALPSVRRAYEAQGITDEIS; from the coding sequence ATGTACCAACTCCACTACTACCCAGCGAACGCCAGTGCGGCGCCCCACATGGTGCTGGAAGAAATGGGAGCTAGTTACGAGCTTAAGTTCGTCGACCGCGCGGTCAATGCGCAAAAATCCAAGGAATATCTGAAGATCAATCCGAACGGCCGCATTCCGACGCTGGTCGACGGCAATCTCGCGCTGTTCGAAGCGGCCGCCATTGTGCTGCACCTGCTCGATCAAAATCCTCAGGCCGGCCTCGCTCCCAAAGTCGGCACGCCGGAGCGGTCGAAATTCAATCAATGGCTGATCTTCCTGACCAACTCGCTTCAGGAAGAGCTGATGATCTATCAGTATCCGGATCGTCTCACTGGCAACAACGCGGAAGCGACTGAGGTTGTGAGACGCGGAGCCGAAGCACGCGCAAGCGTCTTTCTGGATGTGATCGAGAAGCATCTCAGCGCAAACGGACCACTGTTCCTCGGTAATACGCTGAGCGCTGTCGATTTTTACTTCGTGATGCTTTGCCGCTGGGCACGCCCGATGACGAAGCCGCCACGCTTACGTCCGAACATCGCGAAGCTGCTCGACAAAGTCACCGCTCTCCCTTCGGTACGCCGTGCCTATGAAGCCCAAGGCATTACGGACGAGATCTCCTGA
- a CDS encoding transcriptional regulator GlxA family with amidase domain (product_source=COG4977; cath_funfam=1.10.10.60,3.40.50.880; cog=COG4977; pfam=PF01965,PF12833; smart=SM00342; superfamily=46689,52317; transmembrane_helix_parts=Inside_1_109,TMhelix_110_132,Outside_133_324), whose product MSTKSARKPIAIVVPPCAQSLDVSGPLDAFLEANRQSKNGAAYDVRLISTGVDRTVRAGGLSIVADTSIADDNKPIDTLLVAGTPDYAQAYSSDQLAAWLRRRAPKSRRYGSVCTGAFFLGAAGLLDGLHATTHWQHAMELAERFPAAKVIPDQIYIQDGALYTSAGVTAGIDLALKLIEDDYGRDLALMVARRLVVFLKRPGGQSQFSAHLAAQVADEGRIQAVQHWILDHLSLDLTLASLAARAAMSVRNFTRVFQSETGITPADFVEMARVDAARRLLEDSETPLQRVASRCGFSSPDTMRRAFLRRIGIGPSDYRERFQG is encoded by the coding sequence ATGAGTACGAAGTCGGCGCGGAAACCAATTGCCATCGTGGTGCCGCCTTGTGCGCAGTCGCTGGATGTTTCAGGTCCGCTCGATGCGTTTCTGGAAGCGAATCGCCAATCCAAGAACGGCGCGGCGTACGATGTCCGCCTCATATCGACAGGTGTGGATCGCACGGTGCGGGCCGGGGGCCTGTCGATTGTTGCCGATACGTCCATTGCCGATGACAACAAACCGATCGACACGCTGCTTGTCGCAGGCACACCGGATTACGCGCAGGCTTATTCCAGCGACCAGCTTGCCGCCTGGCTGCGCCGTCGCGCACCAAAGTCCCGGCGATACGGTTCGGTGTGTACCGGTGCATTCTTCCTTGGCGCGGCAGGCCTGCTGGATGGACTGCACGCAACCACGCATTGGCAGCACGCGATGGAATTGGCCGAGCGCTTTCCAGCCGCGAAGGTCATTCCCGACCAGATCTATATTCAGGACGGCGCGCTCTACACATCCGCAGGCGTCACGGCGGGAATCGATCTCGCCTTGAAGCTCATTGAAGACGACTATGGACGAGACCTTGCGCTGATGGTGGCGCGGCGCCTGGTGGTGTTTCTTAAGCGCCCCGGCGGTCAATCGCAATTCAGCGCGCATCTTGCCGCGCAGGTCGCAGACGAGGGACGCATCCAGGCGGTGCAGCACTGGATTCTGGATCATCTCTCGCTTGATCTGACCCTTGCATCTCTCGCCGCGCGCGCCGCGATGAGCGTGCGCAACTTTACCCGCGTCTTCCAGAGCGAGACTGGCATCACGCCGGCAGACTTTGTCGAGATGGCGCGTGTCGATGCCGCACGGCGATTGCTTGAAGACAGTGAAACGCCGCTGCAGCGGGTAGCGTCGCGGTGTGGGTTCTCAAGTCCGGACACGATGCGGCGAGCCTTCTTGAGACGCATTGGCATTGGCCCGAGCGATTATCGGGAGCGGTTCCAGGGATAA
- a CDS encoding TetR/AcrR family transcriptional repressor of nem operon (product_source=KO:K16137; cath_funfam=1.10.10.60; cog=COG1309; ko=KO:K16137; pfam=PF00440; superfamily=46689,48498), with protein sequence MARPREFDEAKVLEAAGAVFWAKGFEATSTRDLTECTGLTQSSIYAAFGDKRGIFLRSLQHYLDSILLERIVRLETTKSPGQAIVGFFKEIVDRSLADAQHRGCMLVNASLEVTADDPDLQHYVAEETAKIEQFFLRCVIAGQKSGEIPSDSNAENHARHLLSVLLGLRVLARIRPDKDLLNGLVEPALATLGLAWRAGDRRRS encoded by the coding sequence ATGGCGAGACCCCGGGAATTTGACGAAGCGAAAGTGCTGGAAGCAGCAGGGGCTGTGTTCTGGGCCAAAGGCTTTGAAGCCACAAGTACGCGCGATCTCACGGAGTGCACCGGCCTTACACAAAGCAGTATCTACGCGGCGTTCGGCGACAAACGCGGAATTTTCCTGCGGTCCCTGCAGCACTATCTCGACAGCATTCTTCTGGAGCGGATCGTTCGTCTCGAAACGACGAAATCCCCGGGACAGGCGATAGTCGGATTCTTCAAGGAGATCGTCGATCGATCACTGGCTGACGCACAGCACCGTGGCTGCATGCTGGTCAACGCTTCGCTCGAGGTGACGGCAGATGATCCCGACCTGCAACATTACGTCGCCGAGGAGACGGCGAAGATCGAACAGTTTTTCCTGCGCTGCGTGATCGCGGGACAAAAGAGCGGAGAGATACCTTCGGATTCGAATGCCGAGAATCACGCGCGCCATTTGCTGTCGGTGCTGCTCGGTCTGCGCGTCCTTGCCCGCATTCGTCCGGATAAAGACTTGTTGAATGGTCTCGTCGAGCCCGCGTTGGCCACGCTCGGTCTCGCGTGGCGTGCGGGAGATAGGAGGCGGTCGTGA
- a CDS encoding GST-like protein (product_source=KO:K11209; cath_funfam=1.20.1050.10,3.40.30.10; cog=COG0625; ko=KO:K11209; pfam=PF00043,PF02798; superfamily=47616,52833): MIDLYYWPTPNGHKITMFLEEAGLDYRIHPVDISAGDQFKPEFLAISPNNRMPAMIDTAPADGGEAISVFESGAILIYLAEKTGRFLPNDVRARKTVLEWLFWQVGGLGPMAGQNHHFGLYAHEKIPYAISRYVSETNRLYGVLNRQLAKNLFVAGNEYSIADMAAYPWIVPWKRQQQNLDEFPHLRRWFDAVAARPGTIRAYAKGEPYSSRPTVTEAGKSILFGQTAKVVTN, encoded by the coding sequence GTGATTGATCTTTACTACTGGCCTACACCGAACGGTCACAAGATCACGATGTTCCTGGAAGAGGCCGGTCTCGATTACCGGATTCATCCCGTCGACATCAGTGCAGGCGATCAGTTCAAGCCGGAGTTTCTGGCGATATCGCCAAACAACCGGATGCCGGCGATGATCGATACTGCGCCGGCCGATGGCGGCGAGGCGATCAGTGTCTTCGAGTCGGGCGCTATCCTGATTTATCTCGCGGAAAAGACCGGCCGCTTTCTGCCGAATGATGTACGTGCGCGCAAAACGGTCTTGGAGTGGCTGTTCTGGCAGGTCGGCGGCCTGGGACCAATGGCCGGACAAAACCATCACTTTGGCCTCTATGCACACGAGAAGATCCCTTACGCGATCTCGCGCTATGTGAGTGAGACGAATCGCCTCTATGGCGTGCTCAATCGTCAGTTGGCGAAGAATCTATTCGTGGCGGGGAATGAATACTCCATCGCGGATATGGCCGCCTATCCATGGATCGTGCCTTGGAAACGCCAGCAGCAAAATCTCGATGAGTTTCCGCATCTGCGTCGCTGGTTCGATGCCGTCGCTGCGCGTCCTGGCACCATCCGCGCGTATGCGAAGGGCGAGCCTTACAGCAGCCGGCCAACGGTGACTGAGGCCGGAAAATCCATCCTGTTCGGTCAGACGGCAAAGGTTGTGACCAACTAA
- a CDS encoding lipoprotein-anchoring transpeptidase ErfK/SrfK (product_source=COG1376; cath_funfam=2.40.440.10; cog=COG1376; pfam=PF03734; superfamily=141523), translating to MLNRRTFVFGAPVVLGGCVTQEGPKFGGLEIGPDSHYASMYGAITTEPFPVDAVELGRVDPKFYRREVAYSTNEMPGTIVVDPHHRYAYLILKGGRALRYGVGVGKQEAFNFQGAAIIARKAEWPRWVPTPDMIKREPKRYGPYAGGMNGGSGNPLGPRALYLYADGRDTYYRLHGTVEPWTIGTMVSSGCVRFMNQDIIDLYNRVPVGTKVVVLPARGANTA from the coding sequence ATGTTGAATAGACGCACGTTTGTGTTCGGAGCGCCGGTCGTCCTCGGCGGGTGCGTGACACAAGAGGGGCCGAAATTCGGAGGGCTCGAAATCGGGCCTGATTCCCACTACGCCTCCATGTATGGCGCGATCACCACGGAGCCGTTTCCCGTTGATGCGGTCGAGCTCGGTAGGGTGGATCCGAAATTCTATCGTCGCGAGGTGGCTTACTCGACGAACGAAATGCCCGGAACGATCGTCGTCGATCCGCACCATCGCTACGCTTATCTGATCCTGAAAGGTGGCCGCGCGCTCCGTTACGGCGTTGGTGTGGGCAAGCAGGAAGCTTTCAATTTTCAGGGCGCAGCCATTATAGCGCGCAAGGCCGAGTGGCCGCGCTGGGTGCCGACACCGGATATGATCAAGCGTGAGCCCAAACGTTACGGTCCTTATGCCGGTGGGATGAACGGTGGTTCTGGAAATCCGTTGGGACCGCGTGCGCTTTATCTCTACGCCGATGGACGGGACACCTATTACCGGTTGCATGGCACCGTCGAGCCCTGGACGATTGGCACGATGGTTTCATCCGGCTGTGTGCGCTTCATGAATCAGGACATCATCGATCTCTATAATCGCGTGCCGGTTGGCACAAAGGTCGTTGTGCTTCCTGCGCGCGGTGCCAATACGGCATAG
- a CDS encoding putative MFS family arabinose efflux permease (product_source=COG2814; cath_funfam=1.20.1250.20; cog=COG2814; pfam=PF06779; superfamily=103473; transmembrane_helix_parts=Inside_1_18,TMhelix_19_41,Outside_42_55,TMhelix_56_78,Inside_79_90,TMhelix_91_113,Outside_114_116,TMhelix_117_139,Inside_140_145,TMhelix_146_168,Outside_169_172,TMhelix_173_195,Inside_196_219,TMhelix_220_242,Outside_243_256,TMhelix_257_279,Inside_280_285,TMhelix_286_305,Outside_306_308,TMhelix_309_331,Inside_332_350,TMhelix_351_370,Outside_371_379,TMhelix_380_402,Inside_403_404), producing the protein MSNHSRSFTPAQIDRIQVWRYIFAGLCAGLDSIGLARFAFTPLIPELIREHWFSTSAVIYLGAANLAGYLVGALTGRPIASRLNNEHTLRLMMLIITAAFLACATPLSFAWYFGWRFMSGVAGGVVMVLVAATVLPHVPKARKGTASGAIFLGLGLGIAGSGTIVPLLLNFGLSQTWIGLAVVSAMLTAVSWFAWPSSKLSPVSAAEDSDPRAPAHFDPHIGILYAQYALMAAGVVAPMVFLVDFIARGLGAGTYVGSMFWIWYGIGAIVGPPLYGFLADRIGPRPTVRVVVLIQSLVLAGIYVADSQLLLAVLTVVIGTFAPGIVPLMLARVRESIPHDVHKQNVAWSRATILSAAAMAIAGYAFSALFNASGGNHRLQFLTAALLLVVALFGDLGNPLRARR; encoded by the coding sequence ATGTCAAACCACTCTCGTTCATTTACGCCAGCACAGATCGATCGTATTCAGGTGTGGCGATACATTTTTGCGGGGCTGTGCGCTGGTCTCGATAGCATCGGCCTGGCGCGGTTCGCCTTCACCCCGCTCATCCCGGAATTGATACGAGAGCACTGGTTTTCGACGTCTGCGGTCATTTACCTGGGAGCCGCGAATCTGGCCGGCTATCTCGTCGGCGCACTGACAGGCCGGCCAATCGCAAGTCGATTGAATAACGAGCACACACTGCGCTTGATGATGCTGATCATCACTGCCGCCTTCCTGGCATGTGCTACGCCATTGTCATTTGCCTGGTACTTTGGCTGGCGCTTCATGTCCGGGGTTGCAGGTGGTGTGGTGATGGTGCTTGTTGCCGCAACAGTGCTGCCGCATGTTCCCAAAGCCCGCAAGGGGACTGCCAGTGGTGCGATTTTTCTCGGGCTCGGCCTTGGCATCGCTGGCTCGGGAACGATCGTCCCGCTTCTGTTGAATTTTGGATTGAGCCAGACGTGGATTGGCTTGGCTGTAGTATCTGCAATGCTGACTGCCGTCAGCTGGTTCGCTTGGCCCTCATCGAAACTGAGTCCGGTTAGCGCGGCGGAGGACAGCGATCCCAGGGCACCCGCTCATTTCGATCCGCACATCGGTATTCTCTACGCGCAATATGCTTTGATGGCCGCTGGTGTTGTCGCGCCGATGGTCTTCCTCGTTGATTTCATCGCACGCGGTCTTGGTGCCGGCACGTATGTCGGGTCGATGTTCTGGATATGGTACGGTATTGGAGCAATCGTCGGTCCTCCGCTCTATGGGTTTCTCGCAGACCGCATCGGGCCGCGTCCGACCGTAAGAGTTGTGGTGCTGATCCAGTCGCTGGTGCTTGCGGGTATCTATGTGGCGGACAGTCAGCTGCTTCTTGCTGTCCTCACGGTGGTCATCGGGACCTTTGCGCCTGGGATCGTACCGCTGATGCTGGCCCGGGTCCGGGAATCGATCCCGCATGATGTGCACAAGCAGAATGTTGCATGGAGCCGAGCAACGATCCTTTCAGCGGCTGCGATGGCAATCGCCGGATATGCGTTCTCGGCCCTTTTTAATGCCAGCGGCGGTAATCACCGTCTCCAGTTTCTGACGGCCGCCTTGTTACTGGTCGTTGCGTTGTTCGGCGATCTCGGCAATCCGCTCAGAGCGCGCCGTTGA
- a CDS encoding ATPase subunit of ABC transporter with duplicated ATPase domains (product_source=COG0488; cath_funfam=3.40.50.300; cog=COG0488; pfam=PF00005,PF12848; smart=SM00382; superfamily=52540), whose amino-acid sequence MIRLDNISKQNGHQILFIEASAALQKGEKIGLVGPNGAGKTTLFRMINGGELPDEGQVAVDRGVTIGYFSQDVGEMSGRSAVSEVMDGVGPVSAVAIELKELETAMADPDRADEMDDIITRYGEVQARFEELDGYALDARAREVLAGLGFSQEMMDGDVGALSGGWKMRVALARILLMRPEVMLLDEPSNHLDLESLIWLESFLKGYEGALLMTSHDREFMNRIVNKIVEIDGGSLTTYSGDYEFYEQQRAMNEKQQQAQFERQQAMLAKEIKFIERFKARASHAAQVQSRVKKLEKIERVEPPRRRQTVTFEFMPAPRSGEDVVTLKNVHKSYGSRTIYEGLDFAVRRRERWCVMGINGAGKSTLLKLVTGTAEPDDGSVVLGGSVKMGYFAQHAMDLLDGERTVFEQLEYSFPQAGQGSLRALAGCFGFSGDDVEKRCWVLSGGEKARLVMAQMLYDPPNFLVLDEPTNHLDMATKEMLINALSEYEGTMLFVSHDRHFLAALSNRVLELTPEGVHKYGGGYTEYVERTGQEAPGLRS is encoded by the coding sequence ATGATTCGATTAGACAACATCAGCAAGCAAAATGGCCATCAGATCCTCTTCATTGAAGCCTCCGCAGCCCTTCAAAAAGGGGAGAAAATTGGGCTGGTAGGGCCTAACGGAGCCGGCAAGACGACGCTTTTCCGGATGATCAACGGAGGGGAGCTTCCTGACGAAGGCCAGGTGGCGGTCGATCGAGGGGTGACCATTGGTTATTTCAGCCAGGATGTCGGAGAGATGTCCGGCCGCAGTGCTGTGTCCGAAGTGATGGACGGTGTCGGGCCGGTGAGTGCAGTGGCCATCGAGTTGAAGGAACTTGAAACCGCCATGGCGGATCCAGATCGTGCAGACGAAATGGATGACATCATCACGCGCTATGGAGAAGTGCAGGCCCGCTTCGAGGAACTGGATGGCTACGCCCTGGATGCGCGGGCGCGCGAGGTGCTGGCAGGACTGGGCTTCAGTCAGGAAATGATGGATGGTGACGTAGGCGCGCTGTCCGGCGGATGGAAGATGCGTGTGGCGCTTGCTCGCATTCTTCTCATGCGCCCCGAAGTGATGTTGCTTGACGAACCGAGCAACCACCTCGACCTCGAAAGTCTGATTTGGCTGGAATCGTTCCTGAAGGGTTATGAGGGCGCGTTGCTCATGACCTCGCACGATCGCGAATTCATGAATCGTATCGTCAACAAGATCGTGGAAATCGATGGCGGCTCGCTGACGACGTATTCGGGAGACTATGAGTTCTACGAGCAGCAGCGTGCGATGAACGAGAAGCAGCAGCAGGCGCAGTTCGAGCGTCAGCAGGCGATGCTGGCCAAGGAAATCAAATTCATCGAGCGATTCAAGGCGCGGGCTTCGCACGCTGCGCAGGTACAGAGTCGCGTCAAGAAGCTCGAGAAGATCGAGCGCGTCGAGCCGCCGAGGCGTCGCCAGACTGTCACATTCGAGTTCATGCCGGCCCCGCGCTCCGGTGAAGACGTGGTGACGCTGAAGAACGTCCACAAAAGCTATGGCAGCCGTACCATCTACGAAGGATTGGATTTTGCCGTGCGCCGCAGGGAGCGCTGGTGCGTGATGGGCATCAACGGCGCGGGCAAGTCCACGTTGCTGAAACTGGTGACGGGGACAGCGGAGCCAGATGACGGCAGCGTCGTTCTGGGGGGCAGCGTGAAGATGGGGTACTTCGCGCAGCATGCGATGGATCTCCTGGACGGTGAACGAACCGTATTCGAGCAGCTCGAGTATTCCTTTCCGCAGGCGGGGCAGGGCTCGTTGCGCGCGCTGGCCGGCTGCTTCGGATTCTCCGGCGATGACGTGGAGAAGCGATGCTGGGTGCTGTCGGGCGGTGAGAAAGCGCGACTGGTGATGGCGCAGATGCTCTACGATCCGCCGAACTTCCTGGTGCTGGACGAGCCGACCAACCACTTGGACATGGCGACGAAGGAAATGCTCATCAACGCGCTGTCAGAATATGAGGGGACGATGCTGTTCGTTTCCCACGATCGGCATTTTCTCGCAGCATTGTCCAATCGCGTGTTGGAGCTGACGCCGGAGGGCGTCCACAAATACGGCGGGGGTTACACGGAATACGTGGAGCGCACTGGCCAGGAAGCTCCCGGCCTGCGGAGCTAA
- a CDS encoding pimeloyl-ACP methyl ester carboxylesterase (product_source=COG0596; cath_funfam=3.40.50.1820; cog=COG0596; pfam=PF00561; superfamily=53474) — MSEEINHHRRRFFGTAAVAIAAAQFGLIDSAAAQSTTSKSADLPAIKPGTHTSFGPLKQINAGTLSVGYAEAGPADGPIVMLLHGWPYDIYSFVDVAPLLASKGYRVIIPYLRGYGTTRFLSADTVRNGQQAVLAVDIIALMDALKIEKAVVAGYDWGARTANILAALWPERCKAMVSVSGYLIGNQEINKKPLPPKAELAWWYQFYFATERGRAGYAQNRHDFAKLIWQLASPKWNFDDATFDRTAAAFDNPDHVDIVIHNYQWRLGLAEGESKYDELEKKLAQAPVITVPTITMEGDANGAPHPEPSAYAKMFSGKYAHRLIGGGIGHNLPQEAPKEFAQAVIDVASFE, encoded by the coding sequence ATGTCCGAAGAGATCAATCACCATCGCCGCCGCTTTTTTGGCACTGCTGCTGTCGCCATCGCCGCCGCACAGTTCGGCTTGATCGATTCCGCAGCCGCCCAGTCCACTACATCGAAATCTGCGGACCTTCCCGCGATCAAGCCAGGGACCCATACGTCGTTCGGCCCGCTGAAGCAGATCAACGCCGGGACGCTGAGTGTGGGTTATGCTGAGGCGGGCCCGGCTGATGGCCCTATCGTGATGCTTCTGCACGGCTGGCCTTACGACATCTACAGCTTTGTCGACGTCGCACCGCTGCTGGCGTCCAAAGGCTACAGAGTGATCATCCCGTATCTGCGCGGCTACGGCACCACGCGCTTTCTTTCAGCCGACACCGTCCGAAACGGCCAGCAAGCGGTGCTCGCGGTCGATATCATCGCTTTGATGGATGCGCTTAAGATCGAGAAGGCAGTCGTCGCCGGCTATGACTGGGGTGCACGCACGGCCAACATCCTCGCGGCTCTGTGGCCGGAGCGCTGCAAGGCCATGGTTTCGGTGAGCGGCTACCTGATCGGCAATCAGGAAATCAACAAAAAGCCGTTGCCGCCGAAGGCCGAGCTTGCATGGTGGTATCAGTTTTATTTTGCCACCGAGCGCGGCCGGGCCGGCTACGCGCAGAACCGGCACGACTTCGCCAAGCTGATTTGGCAGCTCGCCTCGCCGAAGTGGAATTTCGATGACGCCACGTTCGATCGCACCGCTGCGGCCTTCGACAATCCCGACCATGTCGACATCGTGATCCACAATTATCAATGGCGGCTTGGGCTGGCCGAAGGCGAAAGCAAATATGACGAGCTTGAAAAGAAGTTAGCTCAAGCGCCAGTCATCACTGTGCCCACCATCACCATGGAAGGTGACGCCAACGGTGCTCCCCATCCAGAGCCCAGCGCCTACGCCAAGATGTTCTCCGGCAAATATGCGCACCGGCTGATCGGGGGCGGCATCGGCCACAACCTCCCGCAGGAAGCACCAAAGGAGTTCGCCCAAGCGGTGATCGACGTCGCCAGCTTCGAATAA
- a CDS encoding osmotically inducible protein OsmC (product_source=KO:K04063; cath_funfam=3.30.300.20; cog=COG1764; ko=KO:K04063; pfam=PF02566; superfamily=82784; tigrfam=TIGR03561), producing MTKLEKVLYTGKTRTTGGREGASRSSDCRLDIKLSSPGSSGSGTNPEQLFAAGWSACFIGAMGLAAGQMKIALPVDLAVDAEVDLGTAGGGYFLQARLNVSLPGVDRDVAQAIVDTAHQTCPYSKATRGNIDVVINLL from the coding sequence ATGACCAAGCTCGAGAAAGTCCTGTACACGGGAAAGACCCGCACCACTGGTGGACGTGAGGGTGCGTCGCGCAGCTCCGACTGCCGCCTCGATATCAAGCTCTCATCTCCCGGTTCATCCGGCAGTGGGACCAATCCGGAGCAGCTGTTCGCTGCAGGCTGGTCGGCCTGCTTTATCGGAGCCATGGGGCTCGCCGCTGGCCAGATGAAGATTGCTCTTCCGGTCGATCTGGCTGTCGATGCGGAAGTTGATCTTGGAACGGCGGGCGGCGGCTATTTCCTCCAGGCGCGCCTGAATGTCAGCCTGCCAGGTGTGGATCGCGATGTTGCGCAAGCCATCGTGGACACCGCGCATCAGACATGCCCGTACTCGAAAGCCACACGCGGCAACATCGACGTTGTGATCAATCTCCTCTGA
- a CDS encoding hypothetical protein (product_source=Hypo-rule applied; cleavage_site_network=SignalP-noTM): protein MMRLAVISLVGISIMAFPCAYDTDPREPSAVAAIVAKLFPVDGRPATSADDSRPSHKVIAP from the coding sequence ATGATGCGGCTCGCGGTTATCTCTCTTGTCGGAATTTCGATCATGGCATTCCCTTGCGCTTACGACACTGATCCTCGTGAGCCATCAGCGGTTGCCGCGATCGTCGCGAAGTTGTTCCCGGTGGACGGTCGACCTGCAACTTCGGCCGATGATTCCCGGCCTTCGCACAAGGTAATCGCGCCGTAA